Proteins encoded in a region of the Pseudomonadota bacterium genome:
- the selA gene encoding L-seryl-tRNA(Sec) selenium transferase, producing the protein MPLLERLPSVERLVADTAMICVRESYGRPFVTAAARETLANARAQLLAGNSPSVEVKALAGLTITRIEEMTAASLTPVFNLTGTVLHTNLGRAPLPPEAVAAMAAVATQASNLEYDVATGKRGERDDHVADWLCRLTGAEAALVVNNNAAAVLLLLNSLANRKRVAVSRGELIEIGGAFRLPDIMARAGCKLIEVGTTNRTHGRDYVAALDDGAALILKVHPSNYEVRGFTAEVQTAELAQLAHAAGKPLAVDLGSGSLVDLSRYGLPPEPTVAETLNAGADLVTFSGDKLLGGPQAGIIVGKTELIARLRRNPMKRALRLDKITLAALGAVLRLYANPEKLPSQLPTLRLLTRDKDDIRALAERLLPVLARRLKGVADVEVADCMSQIGSGALPVETLPSAALAINPIAAKRKRGGTLERIASAFRALPVPVIGRVQSGVFVLDLRCLENEDGFRAQLELLDISDA; encoded by the coding sequence ATGCCCTTGCTCGAGCGGCTGCCTTCGGTCGAACGGCTGGTGGCGGATACCGCGATGATCTGCGTTCGTGAATCCTATGGCCGGCCTTTTGTCACCGCTGCCGCACGCGAAACCTTAGCGAATGCGCGGGCGCAGCTTCTGGCAGGAAACAGTCCGAGTGTGGAGGTCAAGGCTCTGGCCGGCCTGACAATCACACGAATCGAAGAGATGACCGCGGCCTCGCTGACACCTGTGTTTAATCTTACCGGTACGGTGCTGCACACAAATTTGGGGCGCGCGCCCTTGCCGCCAGAAGCCGTGGCCGCGATGGCGGCGGTTGCGACCCAGGCCAGCAATCTCGAATATGACGTTGCCACGGGGAAGCGCGGCGAACGGGACGATCATGTGGCTGACTGGCTCTGCCGCCTAACCGGAGCGGAAGCGGCTCTGGTGGTAAACAACAACGCCGCGGCCGTGCTCCTGCTTCTGAACAGTTTGGCGAACCGTAAGAGGGTGGCCGTATCGCGCGGCGAATTGATTGAGATCGGCGGTGCATTCCGGCTGCCTGATATCATGGCGCGCGCCGGCTGCAAGCTGATTGAAGTTGGTACAACCAATCGCACACATGGGCGCGACTATGTCGCCGCTCTGGACGATGGCGCGGCATTAATTTTGAAGGTTCATCCGAGCAATTACGAAGTGCGCGGCTTCACTGCGGAAGTTCAAACGGCGGAGCTGGCCCAACTGGCGCATGCCGCTGGAAAACCGCTTGCCGTCGATCTCGGCTCGGGTTCGCTTGTCGACCTGAGCCGCTATGGACTGCCGCCTGAACCGACGGTGGCCGAGACCCTGAACGCCGGAGCCGATCTGGTTACTTTCTCAGGCGACAAGCTGTTGGGTGGGCCGCAGGCCGGGATCATCGTCGGCAAAACGGAACTTATCGCGCGTCTGCGGCGCAATCCAATGAAGCGCGCGCTACGCCTCGACAAGATCACGCTGGCGGCGCTCGGCGCGGTGCTCCGGCTTTATGCCAATCCAGAGAAATTACCATCGCAGCTGCCGACGCTTCGCCTGTTGACGCGTGACAAAGACGACATCCGCGCGCTGGCAGAGCGGCTGCTGCCGGTCCTAGCCCGGCGCTTGAAGGGCGTGGCGGACGTTGAGGTGGCGGATTGTATGAGCCAAATCGGTTCAGGCGCGCTACCCGTCGAAACCCTGCCGAGTGCTGCTCTCGCAATCAATCCGATTGCCGCCAAACGTAAGCGCGGCGGCACGTTGGAGCGCATAGCCTCAGCTTTTCGGGCGCTGCCCGTGCCAGTAATTGGGCGGGTGCAAAGTGGCGTCTTCGTTCTTGACTTGCGTTGTCTAGAAAACGAAGACGGCTTTCGCGCCCAACTTGAGCTGCTGGACATTTCCGACGCGTGA
- the selB gene encoding selenocysteine-specific translation elongation factor, producing the protein MIIATAGHVDHGKTKLVEALSGVNTDRLPEEKLRGLTIDLGFAYVPVAGGGILGFVDVPGHEKFIRNMVAGVSAIDYALLVIAADDAPMPQTVEHLAILDLLGVTAGAVAITKTDAVADGRVDEVKQAVRKIMRGSGLEQAEIFPLSALSGEGVPALKSHLENAARAFSAAPPQGRFRLAIDRMFNLTGAGLVVTGSVYSGRVAVGEKLLLSPSGAEVRVRALHVHDRPAEEARQGERAALNLAGPGARRSDIRRGDWLLHPAAHAPTRRIDAELHVLPSEAKPFKHETPAHLHLGALETPCRVAVLNGREIAPGESGLVQIVTERLITAHTRDRLILRDQSARRTLAGGRIVDPNGPERGRARAPRLAQLVAMAENNPATALAALLPLSPGGLDLNRFAVARNLDADESTTLFAAAEMVTAGGTTALVGMSLEHWQSLNRHIITELKSWHQQSAETLGLNEFELRRLFTERPLMQLFNAAIIQLIEAGEVKRAGTILHLPDHKAKLAAGEQTVWLQILPLLESGGLRPPVVWQIASELDLPADETERVLKRAAALGFSIQVAKNRFLLPAAVRRLAEFAEELAGESEEGLFLAAQYRDRSGIGRNLTIELLEYFDRAGFTRRTGAARRTLCPASALFSAGPT; encoded by the coding sequence GTGATTATTGCCACCGCAGGCCATGTCGATCACGGCAAGACCAAGCTGGTCGAAGCGCTGAGCGGCGTCAATACCGACCGCTTACCGGAGGAAAAACTGCGCGGCCTCACCATCGACCTCGGTTTCGCCTATGTACCGGTCGCCGGTGGCGGGATATTGGGCTTTGTCGACGTACCCGGGCACGAAAAATTTATCCGCAACATGGTGGCTGGTGTCAGCGCCATCGACTACGCGCTGCTGGTGATCGCCGCAGATGACGCACCGATGCCGCAAACCGTTGAGCATTTGGCGATATTGGACCTGCTCGGCGTCACCGCAGGGGCGGTGGCAATTACCAAGACGGACGCAGTCGCGGATGGCCGGGTCGATGAAGTAAAGCAGGCGGTGCGCAAGATCATGCGTGGAAGCGGGCTTGAACAGGCGGAGATATTTCCCCTCTCTGCTCTCTCGGGCGAAGGCGTGCCAGCGCTCAAGTCACATCTCGAAAATGCGGCGCGGGCATTTTCCGCGGCGCCGCCCCAGGGCCGCTTTCGCCTCGCCATCGATCGTATGTTTAACCTGACCGGCGCCGGCCTGGTGGTCACGGGTAGCGTCTATTCCGGGCGCGTGGCAGTGGGCGAAAAATTGCTGCTCTCTCCGTCCGGTGCCGAAGTGCGGGTGCGGGCGCTGCACGTTCATGATCGCCCTGCGGAGGAAGCGCGCCAGGGCGAGCGGGCGGCACTAAATCTGGCCGGGCCGGGTGCGCGCCGCAGTGATATTAGGCGCGGCGATTGGTTGTTGCATCCGGCAGCTCATGCGCCGACCCGGCGCATCGACGCCGAACTTCACGTCCTCCCCAGCGAAGCCAAACCGTTTAAGCATGAAACGCCGGCGCATTTGCATCTGGGCGCCCTGGAGACACCGTGCCGCGTCGCCGTCCTGAATGGCCGCGAGATCGCGCCGGGAGAGAGCGGCCTGGTACAAATCGTCACTGAGCGCTTGATCACGGCGCATACGCGGGATCGGTTGATCCTGCGCGACCAATCGGCGCGCCGCACGCTGGCGGGCGGGCGGATTGTCGACCCGAATGGGCCTGAGCGTGGCCGCGCCCGCGCGCCCCGCTTGGCGCAACTCGTTGCGATGGCTGAAAACAATCCGGCGACGGCGCTGGCGGCGTTGCTACCGCTTTCGCCTGGCGGTCTCGACCTCAACCGTTTCGCCGTGGCGCGCAATCTTGATGCCGACGAAAGCACGACCTTGTTCGCGGCGGCAGAAATGGTCACGGCGGGCGGCACCACCGCACTGGTGGGCATGTCGCTAGAACATTGGCAGAGCCTAAACCGCCACATCATCACGGAATTGAAAAGCTGGCACCAACAGTCGGCTGAAACGCTCGGCCTCAACGAATTCGAATTGCGCCGTCTTTTCACTGAACGGCCGCTGATGCAGCTTTTCAATGCCGCCATCATCCAATTGATCGAAGCTGGCGAGGTGAAGCGTGCCGGCACCATCCTGCATCTGCCTGACCACAAGGCCAAACTGGCGGCGGGTGAACAAACTGTCTGGCTGCAAATTTTACCGCTCTTAGAATCTGGCGGATTGCGCCCGCCGGTGGTGTGGCAAATAGCCTCTGAGCTTGATTTGCCAGCGGATGAGACCGAACGCGTTCTGAAACGCGCCGCCGCGCTGGGGTTCAGTATTCAGGTGGCAAAGAATCGATTCTTGTTGCCCGCTGCAGTGCGGCGGCTCGCCGAATTCGCCGAGGAATTGGCCGGCGAAAGTGAAGAAGGCCTCTTTCTCGCCGCCCAATATCGCGACCGATCTGGCATCGGGCGAAACTTAACGATTGAGCTCTTGGAATATTTTGACCGCGCTGGTTTTACCCGGCGCACCGGCGCCGCTCGGCGCACTCTCTGCCCGGCGTCCGCTTTGTTTAGTGCGGGGCCCACTTGA